In Pyrus communis chromosome 1, drPyrComm1.1, whole genome shotgun sequence, the following are encoded in one genomic region:
- the LOC137747988 gene encoding auxin-responsive protein SAUR76-like, with protein sequence MAKGGKLTKLKSVLKKWNSFSKQNSRRSLNSVVSAADDDYFTDVISGDLRPVYVGKSRRRYLVASNIVDHPLFKELADRSDDDTINVACEVVLFEHLLWMLDNADPQPESLNELVEFYAC encoded by the coding sequence ATGGCCAAAGGTGGGAAGCTAACAAAGCTCAAGTCAGTACTGAAGAAGTGGAACTCCTTCAGCAAGCAGAACAGCCGCCGCAGCCTCAATTCTGTTGTCTCCGCCGCCGATGACGATTACTTCACGGACGTAATCTCAGGAGACCTACGCCCTGTCTACGTGGGTAAGTCCCGAAGACGTTATCTTGTGGCCTCCAACATCGTAGACCACCCGCTTTTCAAGGAGCTGGCCGACAGGTCAGACGACGACACGATCAACGTCGCATGCGAGGTCGTGCTGTTCGAGCACTTGTTGTGGATGCTCGACAATGCCGATCCACAGCCCGAGTCCTTGAACGAGTTAGTTGAGTTCTATGCCTGCTGA